The following are from one region of the Procambarus clarkii isolate CNS0578487 chromosome 52, FALCON_Pclarkii_2.0, whole genome shotgun sequence genome:
- the LOC138352150 gene encoding uncharacterized PPE family protein PPE24-like, with product MATGLQSRQMQSYKASRETAGWTSPTLDLPTLDLPTLDLPTLDLPTLDLPTLDLPTLDLPTLDLPTLDLPTLDLPTLDLTTLDLPTLDLTTLDLPTLDLPTLDLTTLDLPYIGPPHTGPPHTGPPHTGPHHTGPPHTGPPHTGPPHTGPPHTGPPHTGPPHTGPHHTGPPHTGPPHTGPPHTGPPHTGPPHTGPPHTGPPHTGPPHTGPPHTGPHHTGPPHTGPPHTGPPHTGPPHTGPHHTGPPLHWTSPHWTSPTLDLTTLDLPTLDLPTLDLPTLDLTTLDLPTLDLPTLDLPTLDLPTLDLTTLDLPTLDLPTLDLTTLDLPYIGPPHTGPPHTGPPHTGPPHTGPPHTGPPHTGPHHTGPPLHWTSPHWTSPHWTSPHWTSPHWTSPHWTSPHWTSPHWTSPHWTSPHWTSPHWTSPHWTSPHWTSPHWTSPHWTSPHWTSPHWTSPHWTSPHWTSPHWTSPHWTSPHWTSPHWTSPHWTSPHWTSPHWTSPTLDLPTLDLTTLDLTTLDLPTLDLPTLDLPTLDLTTLDLPTLDLPTLDLTTLDLTTLDLPTLDLPTLDLPTLDLTTLDLPTLDLPTLDLPTLDLPTLDLTTLDLTTLDLPTLDLTTLDLPTLDLTTLDLTTLDLPTLDLPTLDLPYIGPPHTGPPHTGPPHTGPHHTGPHHTGPPHTGPHHTGPPHTGPHHTGPPHTGPHHTGPHHTGPPHTGPHHTGPPHTGPPHTGPPHTGPPLHWTSPHWTSPHWTSPHWTSPHWTSPHWTSPHWTSPHWTSPHWTSPHWTSPHWTSPHWTSPTLDLPTLDLPTLDLTTLDLPTLDLTTLDLPHTGPPHTGPPHTGPPHTGPPHTGPPHTGPPHTGARKEGTCDILRIRL from the coding sequence CTTCGAGGGAAACTGCGGGCTGGACCTCTCCCACACTGGACCTCCCCACACTGGACCTCCCCACACTGGACCTCCCCACACTGGACCTCCCCACACTGGACCTCCCCACACTGGACCTCCCCACACTGGACCTCCCCACACTGGACCTCCCCACACTGGACCTCCCCACACTGGACCTCCCCACACTGGACCTCACCACACTGGACCTCCCCACACTGGACCTCACCACACTGGACCTCCCCACACTGGACCTCCCCACACTGGACCTCACCACACTGGACCTCCCCTACATTGGACCTCCCCACACTGGACCTCCCCACACTGGACCTCCCCACACTGGACCTCACCACACTGGACCTCCCCACACTGGACCTCCCCACACTGGACCTCCCCACACTGGACCTCCCCACACTGGACCTCCCCACACTGGACCTCCCCACACTGGACCTCACCACACTGGACCTCCCCACACTGGACCTCCCCACACTGGACCTCCCCACACTGGACCTCCCCACACTGGACCTCCCCACACTGGACCTCCCCACACTGGACCTCCCCACACTGGACCTCCCCACACTGGACCTCCCCACACTGGACCTCACCACACTGGACCTCCCCACACTGGACCTCCCCACACTGGACCTCCCCACACTGGACCTCCCCACACTGGACCTCACCACACTGGACCTCCCCTACATTGGACCTCCCCACACTGGACCTCCCCTACATTGGACCTCACCACCCTGGACCTCCCCACACTGGACCTCCCCACACTGGACCTCCCCACACTGGACCTCACCACACTGGACCTCCCCACACTGGACCTCCCCACACTGGACCTCCCCACACTGGACCTCCCCACACTGGACCTCACCACACTGGACCTCCCCACACTGGACCTCCCCACACTGGACCTCACCACACTGGACCTCCCCTACATTGGACCTCCCCACACTGGACCTCCCCACACTGGACCTCCCCACACTGGACCTCCCCACACTGGACCTCCCCACACTGGACCTCCCCACACTGGACCTCACCACACTGGACCTCCCCTACATTGGACCTCCCCACACTGGACCTCCCCACACTGGACCTCACCACACTGGACCTCCCCACACTGGACCTCCCCACACTGGACCTCCCCACACTGGACCTCACCACACTGGACCTCCCCACACTGGACCTCCCCACACTGGACCTCCCCACACTGGACCTCCCCACACTGGACCTCCCCACACTGGACCTCCCCACACTGGACCTCCCCACACTGGACCTCCCCACACTGGACCTCCCCACACTGGACCTCCCCACACTGGACCTCCCCACACTGGACCTCACCACACTGGACCTCCCCACACTGGACCTCCCCACACTGGACCTCACCACACTGGACCTCCCCACACTGGACCTCACCACACTGGACCTCACCACACTGGACCTCCCCCACACTGGACCTCCCCACACTGGACCTCACCACACTGGACCTCACCACACTGGACCTCCCCACACTGGACCTCCCCACACTGGACCTCCCCACACTGGACCTCACCACACTGGACCTCCCCACACTGGACCTCCCCACACTGGACCTCACCACACTGGACCTCACCACACTGGACCTCCCCACACTGGACCTCCCCACACTGGACCTCCCCACACTGGACCTCACCACACTGGACCTCCCCACACTGGACCTCCCCACACTGGACCTCCCCACACTGGACCTCCCCACACTGGACCTCACCACACTGGACCTCACCACACTGGACCTCCCCACACTGGACCTCACCACACTGGACCTCCCCACATTGGACCTCACCACACTGGACCTCACCACACTGGACCTCCCCACACTGGACCTCCCCACACTGGACCTCCCCTACATTGGACCTCCCCACACTGGACCTCCCCACACTGGACCTCCCCACACTGGACCTCACCACACTGGACCTCACCACACTGGACCTCCCCACACTGGACCTCACCACACTGGACCTCCCCACACTGGACCTCACCACACTGGACCTCCCCACACTGGACCTCACCACACTGGACCTCACCACACTGGACCTCCCCACACTGGACCTCACCACACTGGACCTCCTCACACTGGACCTCCCCACACTGGACCTCCCCACACTGGACCTCCCCTACATTGGACCTCCCCACACTGGACCTCCCCACACTGGACCTCCCCACACTGGACCTCACCACACTGGACCTCACCACACTGGACCTCCCCACACTGGACCTCACCACACTGGACCTCCCCACACTGGACCTCACCACACTGGACCTCCCCACACTGGACCTCCCCACACTGGACCTCCCCTACATTGGACCTCCCCACACTGGACCTCCCCACACTGGACCTCACCACACTGGACCTCCCCACACTGGACCTCACCACACTGGACCTCCCCCACACTGGACCTCCCCACACTGGACCTCCCCACACTGGACCTCCCCACACTGGACCTCCCCACACTGGACCTCCCCACACTGGACCTCCCCACACTGGagcaaggaaggaaggaacgTGTGACATTTTACGTATAAGATTATAA